The DNA region ctataactcatctgcattccttcaacattctcgttttaagccttctattcttttctcaatggctcattcttctaacatttctctagatccatccatgaggcattctacatctcaacctcctgtcctttctccagctgtcattggtgccatgttgcagcaggaaaataataatctgactaataagtcagattctgatgctatttatgacttggtgagtcttgggactcgctactcttcctctattgttgctttttctcagcggctacaagccaaaaatcatgaagttgaaaaacttaaagaacaaattgttgtacttcaacgaattgttcaagagtctcacacaagggaatgaatcattcggcagaagaataaacagttgaaatctttattagattcttcattccgcttgccggttcccatggataagaatgacatgatattgtatgaagagaatgagcgtctcaaatatgaggctaagaatctcaagtttatgtaaaagtatttaaaaaatctatctctatttttattgactctggtctatcttttaagagatattcatagcatgcatcatacctatttctcttctgatcatacataatctatcttttggtaaaggttttgtgaaaatatctgctaactgatcgtgtatatttgtgaactctaatattatatcgtctttttgcacataatctcgaagaaaatgataccttatttcaatatgctcagttctagaatgttgtattggattctttgaaagatctatagcacttgtattatcacatttgattggaatgtgattatacatgagtttaaaatcttcaagctgttgcttcatgtagagaacttgagcacaacaactacccgtagcaacatattctgcctcagcagtagatagtgcaacagaattttgtcgTTTACTAAattaggaaactagtgcatgacctaagaaatgacatgctccactagtactttttcgatctattttacagccagcataatctgcatctgtgtaactgattagatcgaaagatgtgtgcttagggtaccataaccctaggttaattgtaccactaagatatctaaaaatgcgcttaactgcaattaaatgtgattcttttggagatgattgaaagcgtgcacataagcacacactaaacataatatctggtctactggctgttaaatataataagctaccaatcatacctcgatatatcttcgagtcaactgacttaccggattcatctttatcaagtttagttgatgggctcattggtgttccaatttccttagcattttccatcccaaacttcttcagtaatttcttaatatattttgattgattgatgaatgtcccactttttatttgcttaatttgtaatccgagaaagaatgtaagttctcccatcatgctcagctcaaattcttcctgcatagtcttagcaaaaacttgacacatattttcattagtagcaccgaatattatatcatcaacataaatctgaatcaaaaaaatatcatcattttcatatttaatgaaaagagttgtgtcgattttttctcttgaaaaacctttttcaatcaagaaaccactaagtttctcgtaccaagctctaggagcttgtttaagtccatataatgcttttgtgagtttgaaaacatgatttggggaaatatgattttcaaaacctggaggttgctcaacatatacctcttcatttataaaaccatttaagaaagcacttttaatatccatttgaaaaagtttgaaatctttataacaagcatatgcaagtagcattcgaatagcttctaatcttgcgacaagtgcatatgtctcatcataatcgattccttcttcttgattaaaaccttgggctacaagtcgagccttatttctagtaatgactccagattcatctttcttgtttctaaaaacccattttgttccaataatagtatgatttttgggtctaggaacaaatgtccaaacatcatttctttcaaattgattcaactcttcttgcatagctagaatccaagattcatcaagaagtgcgtcatcaatatttttgggttcaatttgagatagaaaagcagtatgattgtaaatatttctaagagatgattgagtacttacaccttgtgaaggttctcccaaaatttgttctactggatgatctttcacaaattttcactgtttggttgcatcttgtattaaattttgatgatctttcctgatggctccatgttgaacttcctctattgttttctctttgttgagattgagactttctgtgttatttataccttctgtttcttcatcaatagatttcttggagagtggagaattagattcatcaaatactacatgcatagattcttgtacagtcaaagtctttttattgaatactctataagctttactattagtagaatacccgagaaagatacaatcatcagattttgtatcagacttgcctaaattatccctgtcactcaaaataaaacatttgcatccaaatacatgaaagtaaccaatgttgggttttttctcattccaaagctcataggggttttatctaacttagaccttaacataactctatttataacataacatgcagtacttaccgcttcggcccaaaaataactaggcaagttgttctcattgagtattgttcttgccatctcttgaagagatctatttttcctctctactaccccattttgttgaggagttcgaggagcagaaaaattatgcagaaaaccgttttcatcacaaaatgtttcaatatttttattaacaaactcttttcccctatcatttcggatacttgaaatagtatagcccttttcattttgaattctcttgcataacttggtaaaagcattatgtgccttatctttatgagcaagaaagatgactcaagtatatctagctagagaaatcatcaataataacaaatgtataatattttcctcctagatttgcaactctatttggtccaaaaagatccatgtgtatcagttgcaatggtctagtagtggaaatatgtttcttagttttaaaagaagtttttgtttgtttaccaaattgacatgcatcacaaattttgtctttaagaaaatttgtttttggtaaacctctcacaagatcattttttgaaagtttggaaataagttccatattggcatgacctaatcttttatgtcatagccaactagtttcattttgagctgaaaagcaaatagcatcttgtgaggtaatttcttcaaaatcgattgtataaacattattatttctaaaagcaataaaacaaatattacaatcatgatcattcaaaataatgcatttatccattttgaaagtaactgtaaatcatttatcacataattgacttatgcttaaaagattatgttttaaaccttcaacaagtagaacatcttcaattatgagagaagattcattaccaattttacctattcccacgatcttccctttcgagttgtctctaaatgtcacgtgtccttcttctttagatctaggatcaaagaacttagtcttgtctcccgtcatgtgtcttgaacatccactatctaaaaactacttatttttgcttgtggatgacttcatgcatacctataaaaataaggaaaatgatttttcttggtacccaagttctttgggtcctttatttattagtattagaagaaacaagatttttaggtacccatatggccctaatagtcattgtatgatttcttctaataggacaagtatgataattatgaccatttctattaccaaaattacaaatagcatgtgacatatatgaaaaacttgaatgattataataatatccttttttgacaaaattatttttatgaaaagaattttgaatattagtctttgatgtagaatgattatcaaagaaatttttataaggtttgtatttttgttttggcatatatcccaatcctgccttgtcaaaaacacatctttgactaccaagaagtttttcaaaatttctttttctattcgtaaagttttcaacaatattttctaaatcggttttcttcttattcaattcaagattttcatctttcaaaatgatactttcttttcttaaaatatcaatttcgtttgttaaagaataatttttctttttcaaagcagtatatttgatacctaatttttcaaattcctcataaatctcttctaaaacattttacaattcttcatatgaaggattttcaatattatcaagatttgttacctcaatgtcatctttagccataagacaaagatttgctgattctttattgcttgcttcactatctgagctacttgaatcatcatcccatgtagctttcattgctttattgcccttgtttcgatctttctttagcagaggacaatctggcttgatatgagcaggcttattgcatttataacaaattaaagtgtcatttttacctgaatctttcttggaaaactttttgaaggatttcctcggaggaattctatttttcttcaagaatctctgaattcttcttgttatcatcgcaacttcttcatctttatcgtcattttcctcatcttcatcactttcactttcatgaggaacagctttaagtgctaagctcttctttggctttccttcttcttctccttttttcaatgtgtactcataggtgataagtgacccgatgagttcattgactttgagcttcttgaggtctctagcttcaagaatcgttgtaacttttgattcccaacgttttggtaaagagttgagaatttttcttactatcttcaccttggaataaattttgccaagagctatcaagctgtttatgatgttagtaaaacgagtgtgcatactagaaatagattcatcatcattcatcttaaacatttcatattcatgagtaagaatataaatttttgattctttgacttgcgaaattctttcataagttacttctaagttatcccaaatttcctttgccatagcgcaattcattattctattaaactcatttctattaagagtattatataataaattcatagcagttaaatttaaagtataaagtctatcgtcttcacgatcaaactcttcttcttcctttttgacctttactccatcaaccacttttgttggaatataaggtccatttacaatatatttctagatttctctaccttgagcctgaagaaatattctcattctaactttccagaatgagtaattatctccacaaaagagtggaggccgactgctagattgaccttcaccaaatgaagctgtaatgttagccataagatcttaactcaaaagatagttaatcttataatagagtttttagctctgataccaattgttactgatcataggccgcacctatgtcacctaacaattgtatctaccagactagccggccaccgtctctaccggtgcaccgtcactcatggtcgaagagtcttgcttcggtgacacagtcacaagcgagagttcccatgagtgatctgcctgtatgaacagtacaggtcaactagctctgataccaattgttacccagatgactaatacaagagggggggtgaattgagttgtattaaaaaaataacaattataaatcaaatatataatataaaatataaacaaaatatgaaataacaataaatataaagagtaaggataatagagaagcaaactcagtatgttaacgaggttcggccccactgcctacgtcctcgcctcaagctaccccttgaggattcccaaattcactattcaacctccttcaggtggaaataaaaacctattacacctttgaacaacatcgctacaaaggatccgtgtagaatatcatctacacttgcaatcaccttacacatggtcattcaactattccccgtgtagaatactttctacacgcacaatggttatacacaccctttttctgatacaaaaactgatagtgggtaggttatcagaaaacactcctcaatgagtgaaataagaacaatacagcgcaaactatatctctaaaaaatgaacaaggattaatgctcaatgcttagagaagagagaatgaaagctttgaatgaatgttgtatgctcttggtgttgtaaatgtgaagctctcaaatgatctatttataggcatatgagacttcatattcaaatttaaaaagattcatatgtcaaagacaacatcattcactttttcaaaaaattcaaataaaaggttcttctttttcaattgttaaagacaacgtcattcactttttcaaaaaaaatcaaacctaattttttacttttggcatatgacaaaatgagcacattttccttctcaaaaaaattcaaacctaatcttttactttttgcatatgaaaaaatgagcacattttacttttcaaatttttcaaataaaatcatctaccttttgtataagtctaaaaaagcatcaatcacttttgaaaatattcaaataaaacatgcacatgtgaaagatgacaatcaatcatctttaatattttcaaagttcaaccttttaatcaaggcatgcacatgcaaaagatgacaatcaatcatctttcaaaattttcaaatttaattttcaaaaaaaattcatgcacatgtggaaaatgtattttaatgctttatgataaaatattaattttgaacattaatcctaatttcaaattttgaagagatttacaacattactctataattttaatgtgaacttgttcccttcttgctcatgcttggttctttgatgtgcttgattccattgtgtgaacaacttgagcttgaaactcatttattctttgaattcatttgttatcatcaaaatccatgtgtagatttacaatcacatgaaacttgaaacattgggttcaacagCTCATAATTTTATCGTGTCAAAACGACACAATCGCCCGGGCTATGagatataaaataacaagtaataatccaaacaatcTTTCCTAAACATTCGTGCCAATTCAATTTGACTTGACTGCTTTCCTAGACATGTTTCATGAGACCGTATCATACGTGGCGCAAAGAAAACATGCTAAAATAGTAAtatcaaattttcatttcatgacATAGTTCCAAGTTCAAGGGCATTAGATTATTTATTGATCGATTAGGGCTCACATGGTGATGGAGTAGGGATCCATCCAATCACTCTCTTAAATGGTCGTCTATAGCACATACATTATAGAACAGGCCATAGAGAGTTTTGTCTTCTTACATCTGAAGTTTCACATGTGTTATCTCCTTTGCTCTCTTTAAAAAATCGATAAACacttttaaaactaaatttttcactattttccTGATTCAAAATCAATCTATCTTCGAGACCACTTGACTTAGCCCAATCTTTAATATGCACCACAATTTTGGTTACGTTGAACCAAAGcacttttattaatttattttcatgataCCAGAGCCTCGTGCTCACGCCCCATCTTTTATGGCAAATCTCACTTCTATACCTGTTGCTAGAACCTTAACACCACCTATTATTGCTTAAATTTTGTCGATAAAAGTGGATGGGTCTAATTACGAGAATTGGGTCTTCCCTATCCTGCCTGTCCTATGTATATGTTGTAATTACTTACTAGGCTTCATACGTGGATGTTACTATATAATCGAGTTGTGCACACTACAACTCCTGCCAGtttcaaacataaaaataatgaattaagaGACTGAAGTGCTACAAAACAAACGAACctacattaataataataataaaaaaaaaaagaagttatgGGCGGCTGGCGTGCTATGTAATTTATTGAACTTTTAAGCATTCTTCTTTTATATTGAGTGTGCCAATTTGTTATCTATTGGGTAGAGTAGGGCTGCAGGCCCTTTCAACCTATCTCGCCCACCCAATCTGCTCATTTTGCTAGCTATTGGGCGGATAACCCATCTGTCCCAAGGACAGGTGTAGGATAATGCCTCGCTAATGGCTACTTGCCAAATACAAATATTACATTTTCAAGTATcctgatatatttatatatatatatatatatatattttaaatattctttaaatataaaatattttttaatttttaattttaaattttatcatctaattattacctaatcagtaaaatttttttaaattttaaacaaatcataaaaattaattcaaatttttcaaattttaaaataaaaattgtattaaaaagttatatttaaacaattttttaactttatattatttttattctactttttctctttatctttttaaaactcaattaaacatcttaattcaaatcatttcgcTAATATTCAGAGATATTTTTTTAGGTATTATTTAGTTACAcagataagataaaagttaaacaaaatattattagaaaataatttttattttgaaattttaaagaatTGAATTGGtaattgtattttgtattgtgtttgaaaaagttataataattagatgaaataaaataatttgtgaaaacaaacaatACCTTGTATTCTATGAACCCATTTAGATACGTAGAATATTAacaaatgaattaattaaaatatttattctttACACTAAATAGATATCATCTATTTTGCACAACAAGGGTACATTGGGTTTGTTCTCATGTTTAGGTGGTCCATGAGTTGGGCTAAAataaagggaagaaaaaaaaaacaaaaaaaaaaaaaaaaaaaacaagacgAGATGATGGCGGGTATAGAGTAAGAAAATAAGAGATTTCCACGAAAaatgaggaagaaaaaagatgcATCCGAGCAAGTTGTTGTAGAAGGGCAACTgatgacaaaagaaaaaaagaacttgaGTTGTGCTTGTAGCGTAATTATTTGCATGTTTCATGTAGTTTTTGTTCTCATGTTTAGGTTGTCCATGAGTTGgactaaaagaaaaggaagaaaaaaaacaaaacaatacaaGAGATGATGGCGGCCAGTATAGAGTAAGTAATCCGTTGCAATATCTTAATTCTTCTCCCATGAGATATTGCGCATCTTCTCTTAATATTCCATATTAAGGTTACTCGGTGGCAAGAGTGCCATGCATCCAAATTAAGGAACTCATTGATGATTGGCGTAGGAATTAGGCCCCACATACACGATGGGAGTCTTTGTTCCAAATTGCCCTCCGTCAACCTCAAGGAGAAATAAGACGATTGGCTTAGGCATTAGGCCCTACGTACACGATGGGAGTCCATGTTCCAAATCGCTCTCCATCAACCTCAAGGAGAAAATAAGACGATTGGCTTAAGAATTAGGCCCGACGCACACGATGGGAGTCTATGTTCCAATTGCTCTCCGTCAACATCAAGGAGAAAATAAGAGATTTCCACGaaaaatcaggaaaaaaaataaaaaaaaagatgcatccTAGCAAGTTGTTGTACAAGAGGAAATgatcacaaaagaaaaaagaacttgACCTAGTTGGGCTTGTAGGGTACACCTAATTATTTGCATGTTTCATCATCCAAGAGTCTGGTTAAAAATGGGAATTCATTGCATCTCCAATTTGCCCCCTCCATTTAGCCATTATTTATTGATATGCACTATATAAGCGAGCTTCACACGCCCAATTGTTCCCCCATGCCTTCTTTTTATAAACTGGAGATCATCTACCTGTTTCTCACTCTATCCATCTCTGATctcgtgcacagtcatgttgttAATTATAGAGAAGCCGTCCAATCTCTTGCTCTTGGTTTTTCTAGTAGCACACTTATGCACTATCCAATTGGTACGATCTTCGAGCAACTTTACTGATCGATTTGCTCTCATTGCCTTTAAATCTCAACTAAGTTCCAGTGCCAATGAAACTGTCTTGGCTCGTAACTGGTCCACTGCAACAAACTTCTGCAATTGGATTGGAGTCTCATGCAGTCGACGCAGGCAAAGAGTCACAGCTTTAGATCTTTCGAAAATGGGTCTCCAAGGCACACTGTCTCCTCAAATTGGAAACCTCTCTTTCATAGTCACACTTCGCCTCCATAACAACAGCTTTTTTGGTTTTCTACCCAGTGAGATCAGTCGTCTGCATCGCTTGAAAATACTTTGGTTGGATTTCAACAAATTTGAAGGAAGCATCCCCCCGAGTTTACATCAATGTCACAAGCTTTCATATTTATCTCTTGGGGGAAACATGTTAAGTGGTGCAATTCCATCTTCTGTCGGCAATCTATCGGCGTTAGAGATTTTAGATTTGCAATATAACAACCTTGTTGGACCCTTACCTTCTGTCATCTTTAACATATCTCCTCTATCCATGATTGCTATTACAAAAAATCAGATCTCAGGAACTCTTCCAACGGATCTCTGCAGTCGCTGTCCTAATCTTCAAAGACTTCATCTTCCCTTCAATGAATTCAGTGGTCGGCTCCCCACACAAATGAATCACTGTGGAGAGATCGTAAAGTTATCTCTAtcatacaataaatttgaaggGAGACTTCCAAAAGGTTTTCAGAGTTTAAAAAGGCTTGAACGGCTATATCTTGGAGGCAACAACTTAACTGGTAGTATACCTTCTTTTATAGGTAACTTGTCGAGCTTGCAAGTGCTGGGAATGGAGACAAACAACTTTTATGGAAGTATTCCGAGTGATATATGGCATCTTCCAAATTTGCATGCATTAAATTTAGAAAACAATTATCTTACAGGGGCATTATCACAAGCAATTTTCAACAGCTCATCTCTACAAATTATTTTCATGGATTCCAATTTCTTGTCTGGAAATATTCCGATAGATGTCTGGCAACGCTGCTCTAATCTTGAAAATCTGGTTTTACATCACAATAACCTTAGTGGTCGTATCCCATCATATCTTTCAAATTGTTCCAGACTATCACTAATCGATTTTGATTTGAACTTACTGTCTGGACCAATACCCGGAAGTCTTGGAAACTTAAAATACCTCCAAAAGCTAGCTTTGGATCATAATCAACTGATAGGAGAGCATGGAGATCAAGACCCAAATTTCATTTCATCCTTAACTAATTGTCGAGTTTTGGAAAGTCTCAATTCTAGAAGGAAATCCCCTGACTATTAAGATTCCAAAATCCATTGGAAACTTTTCGATTTTTCTTAAACGTATTTATGCATCTCGAAGCCAAATAAGGGGTCATATTCCTAACGAAATTGGTTCCTTGACCGGCTTGACTGAACTTATTTTATGGAGTAATGATTTGATGGGGAACATACCGTCCACATTGGGGGGAATGGAGAAGTTACAGAGACTTTACCTTGCTAATAATAAGATTGGGGGCTTCATTCCACAGAGCTTATGCCGATTAAGGAACTAGGGAGAGTTAGTTCTCTCGAATAATCAAATATCTGGGCCCATCCCAAATTGCCTTTCAAACCTCAGTCTTCTGCAAATGCTTTACCTTGATTCCAACAAATTAAATTCTTCAATACCTATAAGTATCTGGAATCTGGAAAATCTGTTGTTTCTGAATCTATCGTCGAATTCCCTTGGAGGATATTTATCTTCATACATGAGAAAAAAGTAGAACTATGGAGTACATGGATCTATCACAAAATCAAATTACTGGAAATATTCCAAGCATCATCGGAGCATTTGAAAGCTTAAGGTACCTGGACttgtcaaataattcatttcAAGGCATCATTCTAGAATCTTCTGAAAACTTGAAAGGTTTGGATATTTTAAATGTCTCTTTCAACAACCTCTCTGGTGCAATTCCCAAGTCGCTTGAGGCACTTTCATACCTTAAGTATTTGAATTTGTCTTTCAACGTGCTATCAGGAGAGATTCCATCAGGTGGGCCTTCCGTAAACTTTACAGCCGAATCATTTATTGGAAACAAGGCACTTTGTGGGAATCTAACTTTTGGAGTTCCAACTTGTCCAAGACATCCCCAAGGATCAAGGGTGAAACATAATTTGCTCAAATATATTGTTCCTGCAATTGTCTCAGTCCTCATCTTTGTAGCACTGCTTTATATTCTCAGCGCACGTCGAGAAAGGAACATGCAGGTTTCAAGTGCACTTAATCAATTGCCTGGCTTGGAGCATAGAATGATATCATATCAAGAAATTTCTCAAGGGACAAACAACTTCTGTGAAAGCAACTTGCTCGGCGCTGGAAGTTTTGGTTCTGTGTACAAAGGAGCATTATCTGACGGGACAATTGTTGCAatcaaagttttaaatttacaatCGGCAAATGCTTTCAAAAGCTTCGATGTAGAATGCAATGTGTTACGAACTATCCGACATATGAATCTTGTTAAAGTCGTGAGTACATGCTCTAACCCTGAGTTCAGAGCTTTGGTGTTGCAATACATGTCGAATGGCAGCCTTGAAAGATGGTTATACTCTTACAACTACTGCTTGAATCTTCTTCAAAGAATAAGCATTATGCTCGATGTGGCATATGCATTGGACTACCTTCACCATGGGCAATTAGAACCCGTAGTGCACTGTGATTTGAAGCCCAGTAATATCCTTTTGGATGAGGATATGATTGCACAAGTCGGTGACTTCGGCATTGCAAAGATCTTAATCGAAAGCAAAGAGGCAACACAAACCAAAACTCTTGGTACACTTGGCTATATTGCACCAGGTACGTGGGGACTATTTCACTATCAATTAATTAAGGCaatctaataataaataattcgatAAATAACAACAATGTCTAACTTTAGTAATATCAATCTTATAGTCATTAGACTGATATGAACATGCAGGAGAACTAGGATTTACATCAATCGTTGTTGCTTGGCCATTAATTGGATTATTGCATGCTGTGTTGATTGTTAATTAGTGATCATCTACAAAACATCaaatagaaacttaaaaaaCACACTTGTATGAAGGATAATTGTGTAGTGTGTAgcatctttcttctttcttttggaaTTCACATTATCCAAAATAGCGTGATGGAAAATATTTGACTGAAAATGTAAACATGGTTTTGATTTGGCTTAGCTTATTGCTACTCCATGTCCACTTTTACAGCAAGCTGTAGGAAAACGTACACAATGCACAACTGCtctaaaccaaaacaaattaattaaaaatcaagCTTAAATAAACATACAAATGCAACACATATTTGTAGTTGTATTTATGTTCGGGTTGGGAGATAGTCCATTTTATCAACCTAAAGATCAAACTCATCTCATAAGATAAATGAAAATAGTTTCAAGCAATCTGGTGTCAATGTTGGTTAGATACATGTGCACCACAAATGTATAGTACCGGTTAGGAAttatcattacatatatatatatgttatatatacacacgcaTATATCATAGGTAaactacttttctttttctttttagccacagtatgagaattatttttcGCCAATGGCTATCATTTTACTAACTTAAGATCTTCTTGAAATTTGCGAGCATTGATAGAATATGGTTCAGAAGGAAAAGTGTCTATCAAAGCAGACACTTAGCTATGGTATAATATGATAGAAGAGGGAAGGGACCCGATTGCTTTGCAAAGTATTATTGCCTCCATCATGGAATTA from Carya illinoinensis cultivar Pawnee chromosome 6, C.illinoinensisPawnee_v1, whole genome shotgun sequence includes:
- the LOC122313694 gene encoding LRR receptor-like serine/threonine-protein kinase EFR → MLLIIEKPSNLLLLVFLVAHLCTIQLVRSSSNFTDRFALIAFKSQLSSSANETVLARNWSTATNFCNWIGVSCSRRRQRVTALDLSKMGLQGTLSPQIGNLSFIVTLRLHNNSFFGFLPSEISRLHRLKILWLDFNKFEGSIPPSLHQCHKLSYLSLGGNMLSGAIPSSVGNLSALEILDLQYNNLVGPLPSVIFNISPLSMIAITKNQISGTLPTDLCSRCPNLQRLHLPFNEFSGRLPTQMNHCGEIVKLSLSYNKFEGRLPKGFQSLKRLERLYLGGNNLTGSIPSFIGNLSSLQVLGMETNNFYGSIPSDIWHLPNLHALNLENNYLTGALSQAIFNSSSLQIIFMDSNFLSGNIPIDVWQRCSNLENLVLHHNNLSGRIPSYLSNCSRLSLIDFDLNLLSGPIPGSLGNLKYLQKLALDHNQLIGEHGDQDPNFISSLTNCRVLESLNSRRKSPDY
- the LOC122313696 gene encoding receptor kinase-like protein Xa21 produces the protein MEYMDLSQNQITGNIPSIIGAFESLRYLDLSNNSFQGIILESSENLKGLDILNVSFNNLSGAIPKSLEALSYLKYLNLSFNVLSGEIPSGGPSVNFTAESFIGNKALCGNLTFGVPTCPRHPQGSRVKHNLLKYIVPAIVSVLIFVALLYILSARRERNMQVSSALNQLPGLEHRMISYQEISQGTNNFCESNLLGAGSFGSVYKGALSDGTIVAIKVLNLQSANAFKSFDVECNVLRTIRHMNLVKVVSTCSNPEFRALVLQYMSNGSLERWLYSYNYCLNLLQRISIMLDVAYALDYLHHGQLEPVVHCDLKPSNILLDEDMIAQVGDFGIAKILIESKEATQTKTLGTLGYIAPGFRCSEELPNERIDIKDVIVNLNKIKLSLSENRNRGI